A segment of the Flavobacteriales bacterium genome:
CATGTAGCGCTTGAGCAAGTGCATCTGGTTGAGCGCTCGATCGAGGTTGTGTCCTTCGCGATCGATCCGGTAATAGAGGTCACCGTGCAGGTAGTCCGTGAGGAAGCGGATGCCTTGCTCATAGATCAGCATCTGGCCGCACCAGTGCACCAATGAGCGCTCGCTCAGGCTCATCAGCGGCGCCATCTCCGTGAAATAACCCTCCACCAGCTTCTCGAATACTTCGTCATTGACTTCCGTATGCTCGGGGTTGGGATCATCCTCCGCAGCTGGTGAGATGAAGGTGCGGATCATGTCGCCCAGATCGAAGAGCGCTTTGCCCGGCATGAGCGTATCAAGGTCCACCACGCATACCGCCTCACCCGTGTCCTTGTCGAAGAGCACGTTGTTCACCTTGGTGTCGTTGTGCGTGATCCGCGTGCGCACCTCGGGGTCCATCATGGTCACCTTGAACTCATCGACGATGCCGGCATTGCTCAGGAAGTGGTTGATGGCCTCGCGCGCGCGGTCCTTGCGCTCAATGGACGCATTCCGCACCGCGCCCTGGAACACCTCGAACCGTGCGCCGAGGTCATGGAATTCAGGTATGATGACCTTGAACGCCCCCACGTACACGCCTTCGAGGTTCCGGGTGAGCCTGCCGAACTGCTGTGCCGCGCCATAGGCCTGCTGGGGCGAAACGGCTCCATCGAAGCTCACCGTGTTCGGGAAGAAGGGGAACACGCGCCATGCGCCGATCTCCGGGCTCATGAAGAGGTCGCGGCCATCGGTGGCGCGCAGCCCGCGCATGAAGCGGTACTCCGGATGATGGTTGCGCAGGTGCTCGGCCGCCAGGTAGTTGTTGTAGGCGATGAGCTGTGGCTGCCTGAACACGGTGGTATTCACCTGCTGCAGGATCCAATGGTCGCTGCCATGCCGGTTGCGCAGCAGGTAGGTCTGGTTGATCAGGCCCTTTCCGAATGGCGCGCAATCGTGACCGTTCAGCTCAATGCCGAAGGCGGCGCAGATGGTGCCGAGCACCGAAGGCCGATTCTCGCTCATGCGTCTTGGGCCAGGGTCCGCCGCACAAGGTCGGCATCGGCGGCGAAGGTGAGGCCATGCCAGGCATCGGGCGTTCGCAGCACACGGAATGCTTGGCCAGCCTCCAAGGCGCGCTGCACAGCCTGGGGCAAACCCGTCTCGGTCGCTGGCCCGGGCGCCCTGCCATTGTTCATCTCCTCAAGCAGGGTACCGAAACGTTCACGGAATACCCACAGATTCATGCTCACAGGCATTTCCGATCTCCTCGTGCGCCCGTTCTCATCTCGGATCTCGCCATCGGTATCGCGCCAGAGCCCGATCACTTCTTCGATGCCGACCAACCGGTCGTCCTCGTTCCTGCAAGCCGCGCGATTCACCGGCCCGCTCGGGGAAAGCGTACGGCCCAGATCGAAGGCTACCAATGCATGCTCTTCCGCGAGGCCATCGCGCGCATGCTCCATGGCGATGCGCATCGACTCACGCCCATAGAGGTCATCGGCGTTCGCCACGACGCAGGTCCCTGCGGTGCGCATCATGCCCACCATGGCCGCATGGCCGGTGCCCAGCGGCTCGGCCTGCACCACGACCTTCACGAGCGTGTTGCTGCGGTAACGTTCCCGGGCCATGTCGGCATGGCTGGGCCGTACCACGATCCACGCCCCTTCGCAGCCGAAGGCGAATGCATTGCGAAGTGTGATGTCTAGCACCGCTTCGCCCTTGGGTCCTACCGGCTCCCATTGCTTGGGCCTGCCGAAGCGCGTGCTGCTGCCGGCGGCGAGGATCACGAGTGAGGCGGTGCGCATGCGGTGATCGGCGGGTGGACGGTGCGAAGATC
Coding sequences within it:
- a CDS encoding aminoglycoside phosphotransferase family protein, which codes for MSENRPSVLGTICAAFGIELNGHDCAPFGKGLINQTYLLRNRHGSDHWILQQVNTTVFRQPQLIAYNNYLAAEHLRNHHPEYRFMRGLRATDGRDLFMSPEIGAWRVFPFFPNTVSFDGAVSPQQAYGAAQQFGRLTRNLEGVYVGAFKVIIPEFHDLGARFEVFQGAVRNASIERKDRAREAINHFLSNAGIVDEFKVTMMDPEVRTRITHNDTKVNNVLFDKDTGEAVCVVDLDTLMPGKALFDLGDMIRTFISPAAEDDPNPEHTEVNDEVFEKLVEGYFTEMAPLMSLSERSLVHWCGQMLIYEQGIRFLTDYLHGDLYYRIDREGHNLDRALNQMHLLKRYMALQRPLNDRIRHLVA
- a CDS encoding NTP transferase domain-containing protein, which encodes MRTASLVILAAGSSTRFGRPKQWEPVGPKGEAVLDITLRNAFAFGCEGAWIVVRPSHADMARERYRSNTLVKVVVQAEPLGTGHAAMVGMMRTAGTCVVANADDLYGRESMRIAMEHARDGLAEEHALVAFDLGRTLSPSGPVNRAACRNEDDRLVGIEEVIGLWRDTDGEIRDENGRTRRSEMPVSMNLWVFRERFGTLLEEMNNGRAPGPATETGLPQAVQRALEAGQAFRVLRTPDAWHGLTFAADADLVRRTLAQDA